The following proteins come from a genomic window of Anabas testudineus chromosome 3, fAnaTes1.2, whole genome shotgun sequence:
- the cry5 gene encoding cryptochrome circadian regulator 5 — MAHTCLHWFRKGLRLHDNPALMAALRDCEELYPVFILDPHLHNKTCVGLNRWRFLIGALTDLDCSLRKLNSRLFVVRGKPDEVFPKLFNKWKITKLTYEYDTEPYSLSRDTEVTALAKEHGVEVIYKISHTLYDINRIIEENNGAAPLTYKRLQAIANSLGPPKRPIPPPTLEDMEGVKTPRLEKHEKKYGIPSLEELGHDTTALTEELFPGGEQEALRRLDEHMKRTGWVCSFEKPQTSPNSLSPSTTVLSPYVTFGCLSARTFWWRLTDVYQGKKHSHPPVSLHGQLLWREFFYTASVGIPNFNKMEGNPACTQVDWDTNAEYLAAWREARTGFPFIDAIMTQLRREGWIHHLARHAVACFLTRGDLWISWEEGQKVFEDLLLDGDWALNAGNWQWLSASTFFHQFFRVYSPVAFGKKTDKNGAYIKKYLPLLKKFPAEYIYEPWKAPRSIQQAAGCIVGKDYPHPIVQHEVVSKKNIQRMKLAYARRSSDPTESPSKKQGVKRKAPSVVDMLMKKKRKI, encoded by the exons ATGGCTCATACCTGTTTACACTGGTTCCGTAAGGGACTGAGGCTGCATGACAACCCAGCACTGATGGCTGCTCTGAGGGACTGTGAGGAGCTCTACCCCGTGTTCATCCTGGATCCTCACCTCCATAATAAGACCTGTGTGGGCCTCAACCGCTGGAGGTTCCTCATTGGAGCCCTGACGGACCTGGACTGCAGCCTCAGGAAGCTCAACTCCAG GCTGTTTGTTGTGAGAGGAAAACCAGACGAGGTGTTCCCCAAGCTGTTCAACAAGTGGAAAATAACAAAGCTGACGTATGAATACGACACGGAGCCCTACAGTCTGAGCCGAGACACTGAAGTTACTGCACTGGCCAAAGAACATGGCGTCGAGGTCATCTACAAAATCTCCCACACACTTTATGACATAAACAG GATAATTGAGGAAAACAATGGGGCGGCTCCTCTTACGTACAAACGTCTACAGGCAATAGCAAACAGTCTCGGCCCCCCAAAGAGACCGATCCCTCCTCCAACCCTGGAGGACATGGAAG GTGTGAAAACCCCTCGTTTAGAAAAGCACGAGAAGAAATACGGGATCCCTTCGCTGGAGGAGCTCGGCCACGACACCACAGCTCTCACAGAGGAGCTGTTCCCAGGGGGAGAGCAGGAGGCGCTGAGGAGACTGGACGAACATATGAAACGAACG GGATGGGTGTGCAGCTTCGAGAAGCCCCAAACGTCTCCAAACTCTTTGAGCCCCAGCACCACAGTTCTCAGTCCGTATGTGACGTTCGGCTGCTTGTCTGCTCGCACGTTCTGGTGGAGACTGACAGACGTGTACCAGGGG aagAAGCACTCACATCCTCCGGTTTCCCTTCATGGACAGTTACTGTGGAGAGAGTTCTTCTACACAGCAAGTGTGGGAATCCCAAACTTCAACAAGATGGAGGGCAACCCTGCATGCACTCAGGTGGACTGGGACACAAACGCTGAATACCTGGCTGCGTGGAGAGAG GCTCGGACTGGTTTCCCTTTCATTGATGCCATCATGACTCAGCTGAGACGAGAGGGCTGGATCCACCACCTGGCCAGACATGCTGTTGCGTGTTTTCTAACCAGAGGAGACCTGTGGATCAGCTGGGAGGAAGGGCAGAAG GTGTTTGAGGATCTGTTGTTGGATGGCGACTGGGCTCTGAATGCTGGGAACTGGCAGTGGCTTTCAGCGAGTACCTTCTTCCACCAGTTCTTCAGGGTCTACTCCCCTGTTGCATTTGGCaagaagacagacaaaaatgGAGCCTATATCAA AAAGTACCTTCCCCTTCTGAAGAAGTTCCCAGCAGAATATATCTATGAACCTTGGAAAGCTCCACGCAGCATCCAGCAGGCAGCAGGGTGCATTGTGGGAAAAGACTACCCTCATCCTATTGTACAGCATGAGGTGGTCAGCAAAAAGAACATCCAGAGAATGAAGTTAGCTTATGCCAGGAGATCATCAGACCCGACTGAATCACCCAGCAAAAAACAAG GTGTAAAGCGCAAGGCTCCATCTGTCGTTGACAtgctgatgaaaaaaaaaagaaaaatctaa